Proteins encoded within one genomic window of Psilocybe cubensis strain MGC-MH-2018 chromosome 2, whole genome shotgun sequence:
- a CDS encoding Minor histocompatibility antigen H13, producing MERLTEMAYQSVQALRLQEVDWDLLSSYAGLLGLATCSIYAGANGSLPRKSGTEKKKDDDGEEDDEDEDNEERMSSEDAWIFPIIGSIALVGLYVLVKYLGTEWLNWMLGWYFGVAGVGSVWNSWISLTRYLVGETRWKKFDQVRMSVKKGSHVLIGISTRTPSIILLPLAAVPSGLYLFWGDGRRSVLLTDLLGVSFAYNALTLLRIDSFKTGCILLSGLFVYDVWWVFGTDVMVRVATTLDVPIKLLWPKSVVLAGDRGYTMLGLGDVVIPGTFVALGLRYDHARQTAGRPYFRATLAGYIWGLAVTMWVMHRYGAAQPALLYLSPACMVSFAATGHWRGELMEAWQWIDNSNK from the exons ATGGAGCGTCTGACAGAAATGGCTTACCAGTCTGTGCAGGCATTGAGGCTGCAGGAGGTGGACTGGGACCTGCTGTCTTCTTATGCTGGGCTGCTTGGCCTGGCTACGTGCTCGATCTACGCCGGAGCTAATGGTTCTCTTCCG AGAAAGTCAGGCAcggaaaagaagaaggatgacgatggcgaggaagacgacgaggatgaggacaaTGAAGAGCGGATGTCGTCGGAAGATGCGTGGATTTTTCCCATA ATTGGGTCAATTGCGCTGGTAGGTCTGTACGTACTGGTCAAGTATCTCGGTACGGAATGGCTGAACTGGATGCTTGGCTGGTACTTTGGGGTGGCGGGGGTTGGGAGCGTCTGGAAT TCGTGGATTTCACTAACAAGGTACCTGGTTGGGGAGACGCGGTGGAAGAAATTTGATCAAGTACGCATGTCCGTGAAAAAGGGCTCGCATG TGTTGATTGGAATTTCGACGCGCACGCCGTCGATAATTCTGCTCCCGCTGGCGGCGGTGCCGTCTGGACTGTACCTGTTCTGGGGCGACGGACGGCGATCGGTGCTACTGACAGACCTACTGGGTGTGTCTTTTGCATACAACGCACTGACACTGCTGCGGATTGACTCGTTCAAGACGGGATGCATCCTGCTGAGCGGACTATTTGTGTACGACGTGTGGTGGGTTTTTGGGACGGATGTG ATGGTGCGGGTGGCGACGACACTGGACGTACCAATTAAGCTGCTGTGGCCCAAGTCGGTTGTGCTCGCAGGGGACAGGGGATACACGATGCTCGGACTGGGAGATGTAGTCATCCCGGGCACGTTTGTCGCGCTGGGCCTGCGGTACGACCACGCACGGCAGACGGCCGGCCGGCCATACTTCCGGGCGACACTGGCGGGATACATCTGGGGGCTGGCGGTAACGATGTGGGTGATGCACAGATACGGGGCGGCGCAACCGGCGCTGCTGTACCTGAG CCCGGCATGCATGGTGTCATTCGCGGCGACGGGGCATTGGCGGGGGGAACTGATGGAGGCGTGGCAGTGGATAGACAACAGTAATAAATAG